The Nitrospirota bacterium genome includes a window with the following:
- a CDS encoding ribonuclease Z yields the protein MNPSFSSVLVNDVFGDPGVYVEVRWSKQALLFDLGHNDGLGARRLLRANDIFISHTHLDHFIGFDRVLRVALGRGKTVRLFGPPGLINNVQGKLQGYTWNLVDGYPLTLDVQEFHPQEIKRTLFRATDSFRPDAQPSRALAQEPATGRFTVLTDPMFTVNAVALNHRIPSFAYSLEEQFHINVNKQKLHEANLPVGSWLKDVKQYVWQGQPDEFRFTATLYDEHHREERELILGEVKERFCTISRGQKIAYVVDARFDEENEAKIIALAQGADLLYCESPYLEVDAEKARSRYHLTARQAGLMARKAQVRDLVVFHFSPRYTGQGEALEREAREAFQGT from the coding sequence ATGAACCCTTCCTTCTCCAGTGTTCTGGTAAATGACGTCTTCGGGGACCCTGGCGTCTATGTCGAGGTTCGCTGGTCGAAGCAGGCGCTGCTGTTCGACCTCGGCCACAATGACGGGCTGGGAGCGAGGAGGCTCCTGCGAGCCAACGACATCTTTATTTCCCACACGCACCTGGACCACTTCATCGGCTTCGACCGAGTCCTGCGAGTGGCCTTGGGGCGGGGCAAGACCGTCCGGCTGTTCGGCCCTCCCGGACTCATCAACAATGTGCAGGGCAAATTGCAGGGCTACACCTGGAATCTAGTGGATGGCTATCCCCTGACCCTGGACGTTCAGGAATTTCATCCTCAGGAAATCAAACGGACCCTATTCCGCGCCACCGACTCATTCCGCCCCGACGCACAACCATCGCGCGCGCTCGCACAGGAACCAGCCACAGGCCGATTCACGGTCCTCACCGATCCCATGTTCACCGTGAACGCGGTCGCCTTGAACCATCGCATTCCCTCGTTTGCCTATTCCCTGGAGGAACAATTCCATATCAATGTGAATAAGCAGAAGCTCCACGAGGCGAACCTGCCGGTCGGCTCCTGGCTCAAGGATGTGAAGCAATACGTCTGGCAGGGGCAACCGGACGAGTTCCGCTTCACGGCCACCCTCTACGATGAACACCACCGCGAGGAGCGGGAGCTGATATTGGGCGAGGTCAAAGAACGGTTTTGCACCATCTCACGAGGGCAAAAGATTGCCTACGTGGTCGATGCCAGATTCGACGAAGAGAATGAAGCGAAAATCATTGCCCTCGCTCAGGGCGCAGACCTGCTCTACTGTGAATCACCCTACCTGGAGGTCGATGCAGAAAAAGCCCGCAGCCGCTATCATCTGACCGCCAGACAGGCAGGCCTCATGGCACGCAAGGCCCAGGTGCGCGACTTAGTCGTCTTTCACTTCTCACCCCGGTATACAGGACAGGGCGAAGCCTTGGAGCGAGAGGCGAGAGAAGCGTTTCAAGGAACCTGA
- a CDS encoding DUF3147 domain-containing protein, whose translation MNDFVKYAVYFLLGGTIVSVSTYLGSQGRSFLAAFASTFPAITGATFILIYLNGGSESLVGYAKNLLWFVPPWIVYVLAMIHGVPRIGFWPAMALSMTLYFGCIGLVKLAIR comes from the coding sequence GTGAATGATTTCGTGAAATATGCAGTCTATTTTCTATTGGGCGGCACCATCGTCAGCGTCTCCACCTACCTCGGCTCTCAAGGCCGTTCGTTCCTCGCCGCCTTTGCCAGCACCTTCCCTGCCATCACGGGAGCGACGTTCATTCTGATCTATCTGAACGGGGGCAGCGAGTCCCTGGTGGGCTACGCGAAGAACCTCTTGTGGTTTGTGCCGCCCTGGATCGTCTACGTGCTTGCCATGATCCATGGCGTGCCGAGAATCGGCTTCTGGCCTGCCATGGCCCTCTCCATGACCCTCTACTTCGGCTGTATCGGGCTGGTCAAACTGGCCATCCGATAA